In Mustelus asterias chromosome 16, sMusAst1.hap1.1, whole genome shotgun sequence, one DNA window encodes the following:
- the LOC144505273 gene encoding beta-1,3-galactosyl-O-glycosyl-glycoprotein beta-1,6-N-acetylglucosaminyltransferase 3-like: MRKLTHYVARLLVLSGLSLTILCGYFFRRPDVGLNYWKTVKEKPSYRVRYESLELSEENSSCWKIIRGDSEAIEEALLESIQVTKKHKVFTEIDYLLMTRNCDRFVKTRKYITFPSSAEERDFPLAYSIVIHANIEMFERLLRSIYAPQNVYCIHVDRKSPKPFLSAVQAIASCFTNIFIAGKSESVIYASWSRVQADLNCMEELLQSPVSWRYLINVCGQDFPTKTNREIINNLMDQNGSNVIESDPPPAFKQRRWKFHYNVKESVTFTEIQKTPPPISSSMFVGSAYFLVTREFVSHLFATAEIQAFFQWSKDTYSPDEHIWATLQRMPGVPGYVPHTPQRRGGQSRVITRTVKWISEAGDVAKGALYPPCTGRFRHLICIYGTGDLPWIVQQKPLFANKFDPQIDNMAVQCMEEYLRHRAIRGAGSTD, encoded by the exons ATGAGAAAGTTGACTCACTATGTTGCCAGGCTACTGGTGCTATCTGGACTTTCCTTGACCATTCTCTGTGGATATTTCTTCCGGAGACCAGATGTGGGGCTGAACTATTGGAAAACTGTTAAAGAAAAGCCAAGTTACCGTGTGCGGTATGAGTCCCTTGAGTTGTCGGAAGAGAACTCGAGTTGTTGGAAGATAATTCGCGGTGACTCCGAAGCCATTGAAGAGGCCCTTTTAGAGTCGATCCAAGTCACGAAGAAGCATAAAGTCTTCACTGAAATCGATTATTTATTGATGACACGAAACTGTGACCGTTTCGTTAAAACCCGCAAGTATATCACATTCCCCTCAAGCGCCGAGGAGCGGGATTTCCCTCTGGCCTATTCAATCGTGATCCATGCCAACATTGAAATGTTTGAGAGGCTCCTCAGAAGCATTTATGCTCCACAGAATGTGTACTGTATCCACGTGGACAGGAAGtctccaaaaccatttctctcagCTGTCCAGGCCATCGCTTCCTGCTTCACTAATATCTTCATTGCAGGGAAATCAGAGTCGGTGATATATGCCTCATGGTCCCGAGTTCAAGCTGATCTGAATTGTATGGAAGAGCTGCTGCAGAGCCCTGTCTCCTGGAGATATCTCATCAATGTCTGCGGACAAGATTTTCCAACCAAAACCAACAGGGAAATAATCAACAATCTCATGGACCAGAATGGCTCTAATGTTATCGAGTCAGACCCTCCACCAGCATTCAAACAG AGACGGTGGAAATTTCATTATAATGTGAAGGAGTCTGTGACCTTCACCGAGATACAGAAGACACCCCCTCCCATAAGCAGTTCCATGTTCGTGGGCAGCGCTTACTTTCTGGTCACCAGAGAGTTTGTGAGTCACTTGTTTGCGACGGCGGAAATCCAGGCGTTCTTCCAGTGGTCCAAGGACACCTACAGCCCCGACGAACACATCTGGGCGACACTGCAGAGAATGCCTGGAGTGCCCGGCTACGTTCCGCACACACCCCAGCGCCGCGGTGGCCAGTCCCGTGTTATTACCCGAACTGTGAAGTGGATCTCCGAGGCTGGCGACGTGGCGAAGGGAGCCTTATATCCCCCTTGCACAGGAAGGTTTCGTCACCTGATCTGCATCTATGGGACTGGAGATCTCCCGTGGATTGTCCAACAGAAACCTTTGTTCGCCAACAAGTTTGACCCCCAAATTGACAACATGGCTGTGCAATGCATGGAGGAATATCTTCGGCACAGAGCAATTCGTGGAGCAGGTAGCACGGATTAA